TATGGCATAAATAATATTTAGTAATATAAAATTGTTCGGCAAGATGGTCCAACGTAAGCGATTCTTCGAGGTGTTTGTTGATATATTCGAGCACCGCCGCGACCTTGGGCTCCCCCCGCTTGTTGCTGCTTGGTGAATAATACCGGGCCAAATCATTAATCATCGAGGCGATTTGTACAATGATGCATTTAGCGACAATCTCATGTTCGGCACTCCTCTGCTCTAATGCCTGTTGTAGCTTATTGAACAGTTCAAGCAACCCACTCTCCTTCACTGTCTTGGCGCTGAGTTGGTTGTCTTGACCTAGCCTGCGGTATTTAATCGTCCGGAACAGGTCGACCCCGCTGGACATGAACGGAGCCATAAAGTTTCCGTCAAGCGTGAGCACTGCCCGTTCATAGGGCTGATCCCCTGAAATATTAACGACATGAAGCTCGTTGGAATTCATCATTAAAATCGAATAAGGCTCCAGCTCATATTTACTACCTTCGATGGTGAAGCTGCCTGAACCGCTGATGAACATGAAAATCTCATAGCCCTTCTCATAATGCGGCTTATAATGCAGCGGATTCGGATGCTTATCCCGGACATGATGATACCAAAAAGACTCATCCTCCGCACTGTAATGAAAATTTACCATCCTATGTTCAACCATAGCATTCACCTCCATTTCAACATACAGCAAGATTGGCATAGTTTCAAACAATTTTAGCGAAGAACTATGACAATATTAATGCTACATTCAAGTGGATAACAATTTAAAAGAGGTGATCTGCCCATGCCAGCATCAGAATTTACTCTTACAGGTTTTGCAGATGAGATCGACGAGGATTTTGTGACACAGTTGCAAGGACTTAGCAGTCTTAATATTCGATTTATAGAGATCCGGGGCGTGAATGGCAAGAACATTTCCACACTGTCCCCACCCGAGATCCGAGAGGTTCAGAACAGACTAGAGGATTATGGGATCAGAGTATCTTCTATCGGCTCTCCTATTGGCAAAATAACGCTTCAGGACGACTTTGGCGTCCATTTGGATATGGCCAAGCGCATTTTTGAAACCGCTCATACCTTGAATAGTCCGTTCGTACGCATATTCAGCTTCTACATCCCACAAGGCAGCGATGCAGCCCTATACCGGAACGAAGTTATGGAGTGCATGGGCGCAATTATGGAGGCCGCTAAGGGTAGCAGATTAACGATCTTGCATGAGAACGAAAAAGAAATCTACGGTGATATCCCGGAACGCTGTCTCGATCTACTGGAGACAATTGGTTCCCCTCATTTTGCCTGTGCCTTCGACCCGGCCAACTTCGTGCAATGCGGCAGTGAAGCATATCCGGCAGCCTATGAGATGCTGAAGCCCTATATCAAATATGTGCATATCAAGGACGCTTTGGCCGAAGATGGACGAAATGTTCCCGCCGGCATGGGAGCTGGACGGATTGAAGAAGCGCTGCAGGATCTGAAGGCGAGCGGGTATAACGGTTTCCTGTCTTTGGAGCCTCATCTGGGCAGCTTCACTGGACTGCATGAACTGGAGAATTTATCATTGCCGGATGCGCTTGAGGCCAGCGGATTGCATAGCTTCAAGCTGGCGCATTCATCTCTACTGCAAATATTAAATCGCATCTAGAGATACTGAAAAATCGATCTTTGTGAACATCTATTTATGTATCTGATAAGGAGGTTATAACAGAATGGAAAGCGTTCGCTTAGGTATTATCGGGATCGGCAATATGGGCACAGCCCATAGCCTGCATATCCATGCAGATCGTAAAGTACCAGGGATGGTGCTGAGTGCGGTCTGCGACATAAGCGAGGAACGGCTGGCTTGGGCCAATGAGCATTTGCCGGGCGTAGCGGTATTCGATCAGGCTTCAGATATGTACCAAAGCGGTCTGATCGATGCGGTGCTGATCGCTGTCCCTCACTACGATCATCCTGCCCTCGCTACCCTCGCGTTTGCTAACGGGCTGCACGTGCTCGTAGAGAAGCCAGCTGGCGTGTATACCAAGCAGGTGTTGGAGATGAACGCCGCTGCGGAAGAAGCGGGTAAAGTATTCGGCATTATGTACAATCAGCGCACGAATCCTGTCTATCAGAAAGTCAGAGAGCTGATCCAAAGCGGTGA
The window above is part of the Paenibacillus lutimineralis genome. Proteins encoded here:
- a CDS encoding AraC family transcriptional regulator produces the protein MVEHRMVNFHYSAEDESFWYHHVRDKHPNPLHYKPHYEKGYEIFMFISGSGSFTIEGSKYELEPYSILMMNSNELHVVNISGDQPYERAVLTLDGNFMAPFMSSGVDLFRTIKYRRLGQDNQLSAKTVKESGLLELFNKLQQALEQRSAEHEIVAKCIIVQIASMINDLARYYSPSSNKRGEPKVAAVLEYINKHLEESLTLDHLAEQFYITKYYLCHIFKETTGYTINQYITYKRILKADELMRQGFTATQACFAAGFTGYSSFYKSYRKLTGRTPRSGR
- a CDS encoding sugar phosphate isomerase/epimerase family protein, which produces MPASEFTLTGFADEIDEDFVTQLQGLSSLNIRFIEIRGVNGKNISTLSPPEIREVQNRLEDYGIRVSSIGSPIGKITLQDDFGVHLDMAKRIFETAHTLNSPFVRIFSFYIPQGSDAALYRNEVMECMGAIMEAAKGSRLTILHENEKEIYGDIPERCLDLLETIGSPHFACAFDPANFVQCGSEAYPAAYEMLKPYIKYVHIKDALAEDGRNVPAGMGAGRIEEALQDLKASGYNGFLSLEPHLGSFTGLHELENLSLPDALEASGLHSFKLAHSSLLQILNRI